One Sparus aurata chromosome 5, fSpaAur1.1, whole genome shotgun sequence genomic window carries:
- the LOC115581503 gene encoding dual specificity protein phosphatase 18 — protein sequence MHQSGRAGLSGLCRVTDHLYLSNGRAANDSSQLTRCNITCIVNVTESSSPPPPGVEEYIHIPVPDTPGSPLCDHFDEVSDKIRLTAERGGRTLVHCNAGVSRSSALCMAYLMKHRGATLLEAHRWVRTCRPIVRPNEGFWKQLIRYEMELRGCNSVRMVSSSMGEIPDIYEEEARSMMPL from the coding sequence ATGCATCAGTCGGGTCGTGCAGGTCTGTCAGGCCTGTGCCGGGTCACCGACCACCTGTACCTCAGTAATGGCCGAGCGGCTAATGATTCCTCCCAGCTGACTCGGTGCAACATAACCTGCATCGTGAACGTTACTGAGAGCAgcagccctcctcctccagggGTGGAGGAGTACATCCACATCCCGGTCCCTGACACCCCGGGGTCTCCTCTCTGCGACCACTTTGACGAGGTGTCGGATAAGATCCGGCTCACCGCGGAGCGCGGCGGCCGCACGCTGGTGCACTGCAACGCCGGTGTGAGCCGCTCCTCCGCCCTGTGCATGGCCTATCTGATGAAGCACCGCGGCGCCACCCTCCTGGAGGcccacaggtgggtgaggacctGCCGACCCATCGTGAGGCCCAACGAGGGATTCTGGAAGCAGCTCATCCGGTATGAGATGGAGCTCCGTGGGTGCAACTCCGTCCGGATGGTGTCCTCCTCCATGGGAGAGATACCAGACATCTATGAGGAGGAGGCCAGAAGTATGATGCCACTGTGA